In a genomic window of Candidatus Omnitrophota bacterium:
- the pilM gene encoding type IV pilus assembly protein PilM: MNIFSKIKFPKAKEKFSIGLDIGTQSIKCVKLKINDAIELVNFDLEDGQLDPTDVLKKIKHVQDADLVNISFCGSSTVIRYVNFLRMNKTELRQALKFEAQKHIPFSLNEVDLDAEILKNDLPENKMLVLIAAIKKELIQQRLKTLENAALRPNIIDIDSIALINAFNFNYPKIDVPENKSICLLNIGASISNINILDNRIPRLSRDIHSAGANFTKKLMDIFELDFKTAEELKINPDPERANKVKAGVENVLTNLAAEIRTSFDYYESQNSSSVVKIFLSGGGSKISGLSEMLTVCLGIPVEPWDAFKQIKISDEIDAQKLNNFSGQFNVAAGLALRQR; encoded by the coding sequence ATGAACATTTTTTCTAAAATAAAATTTCCCAAAGCAAAAGAAAAGTTTAGCATCGGCCTGGATATCGGCACGCAGTCGATTAAATGCGTAAAATTAAAAATTAACGACGCTATTGAGCTGGTTAATTTTGACCTTGAGGATGGCCAGCTTGATCCGACAGATGTACTTAAGAAGATCAAGCACGTCCAGGATGCCGATCTGGTAAATATTTCTTTTTGCGGCTCATCCACGGTTATCCGTTATGTAAATTTTCTGCGGATGAATAAAACCGAGCTGCGCCAAGCGCTTAAGTTTGAGGCCCAGAAACATATTCCTTTCTCGCTGAATGAGGTTGATTTAGATGCCGAAATCTTAAAGAATGATTTGCCGGAAAACAAGATGCTGGTCTTGATTGCCGCGATAAAAAAAGAATTGATCCAGCAAAGGCTTAAAACCCTTGAAAACGCCGCGTTAAGGCCTAATATCATTGATATCGATTCGATAGCATTGATTAACGCGTTTAATTTTAATTATCCTAAAATAGATGTGCCGGAGAACAAATCCATCTGTCTTTTGAATATCGGGGCTTCAATCAGCAATATTAATATCCTTGATAACCGGATACCGCGTTTAAGCCGCGATATCCATTCCGCCGGGGCAAATTTTACCAAGAAGCTTATGGATATTTTCGAGTTGGACTTTAAAACAGCCGAAGAGCTTAAGATTAATCCTGACCCTGAAAGAGCAAATAAGGTCAAGGCCGGCGTGGAGAACGTGCTTACGAATTTAGCGGCAGAGATCCGCACGTCATTCGATTACTATGAAAGCCAGAATTCCTCGAGCGTAGTCAAGATATTCTTAAGCGGCGGAGGAAGTAAAATAAGCGGTTTAAGCGAAATGTTAACTGTCTGTTTAGGTATCCCGGTAGAACCCTGGGATGCATTTAAGCAAATAAAGATCTCCGATGAAATAGATGCGCAGAAATTAAACAATTTTTCCGGGCAGTTTAATGTTGCCGCAGGCCTGGCTTTACGCCAAAGATGA
- a CDS encoding TIGR03936 family radical SAM-associated protein has product MYRISFNFSKKGLMRYISHLDLMRLFMRAMRRAELPLKMSEGFSPHPKLSFKRALKLGVESESEEASVVLRFPVAPVDFKDRLQKQLPEGIQVKDVQGNFN; this is encoded by the coding sequence ATGTATAGAATAAGTTTTAATTTTTCTAAGAAAGGCCTGATGCGTTATATTTCGCATTTAGACCTGATGCGCCTATTTATGCGCGCTATGCGCCGGGCAGAGCTTCCCTTAAAAATGTCAGAGGGGTTTAGCCCGCACCCCAAATTGAGTTTTAAAAGGGCGTTAAAGTTAGGGGTGGAGAGCGAATCCGAAGAAGCTTCTGTGGTATTAAGGTTCCCGGTTGCCCCCGTTGATTTTAAGGATAGGCTGCAAAAACAATTGCCAGAAGGGATCCAGGTAAAAGATGTCCAAGGAAATTTTAATTAA
- the pilO gene encoding type 4a pilus biogenesis protein PilO — MNLDNIQNIQLDKQKKILIIIFCFFIVYVEANYILKAQIAGLKSLEPKIALLEKDLKNLNRDLENMRVSKGKPALEARKAASRSSKIITEDQVSGLLQDISSAANKFDVKIIQIRPSRETGKSAIAGDKFTPILINLDLICDYHNLGKFINNLENSPVFMGAVELKISARMPDYLKQKASLVIRTYVSK; from the coding sequence ATGAACCTGGACAATATACAAAATATACAATTAGATAAACAGAAGAAAATATTAATAATCATATTTTGCTTCTTTATTGTTTATGTGGAGGCCAATTATATCTTAAAGGCCCAGATTGCCGGATTGAAAAGCTTGGAGCCTAAGATTGCCCTCCTTGAAAAGGATCTTAAAAATTTAAACCGTGATTTGGAGAATATGCGCGTTTCTAAAGGTAAGCCTGCTTTGGAAGCCCGCAAGGCAGCCAGCAGGTCTTCTAAGATAATTACCGAAGACCAGGTTTCCGGGCTCCTGCAGGATATTTCAAGCGCGGCGAATAAATTTGACGTAAAGATTATTCAAATCCGGCCCAGCCGTGAGACAGGAAAATCCGCGATTGCCGGTGATAAATTTACGCCGATTTTAATCAATTTGGATTTAATCTGTGATTATCATAATTTGGGTAAGTTTATTAACAATCTGGAAAATTCACCGGTCTTTATGGGAGCGGTTGAGCTAAAGATTTCGGCACGAATGCCGGATTATCTAAAACAAAAGGCAAGCTTAGTTATTCGGACATATGTCAGTAAATAA
- a CDS encoding PilN domain-containing protein: MIEINLLPQELRVKTKEKAPQQVILTTITGFNRDKLFIYAIPVLLGLFVLAHFYFAVISIAKGGQLASLKRKWTALEPQKKIVDEFNQQYSLTSQDASLTQLLTSQRILWAQKLNKLSLNLPAGVWFNDISLVKQNLTIQGSVISLKMEELNLINKLLDSLKADNGFFKDFAGLELSSVQKRSIGSYDVADFVLTGTLKSK; the protein is encoded by the coding sequence ATGATTGAGATAAATTTATTACCCCAGGAACTAAGAGTTAAAACTAAGGAAAAGGCCCCCCAACAGGTTATTTTAACAACCATAACCGGGTTTAACCGGGACAAGTTGTTTATTTACGCCATTCCTGTTCTACTGGGATTATTTGTTTTAGCGCATTTTTATTTTGCGGTAATCAGCATAGCTAAAGGCGGGCAGTTGGCTTCTTTAAAGCGTAAATGGACGGCTCTTGAGCCGCAGAAGAAAATAGTGGATGAATTCAACCAGCAGTATTCACTGACTTCTCAGGATGCCAGCCTGACGCAGCTTTTAACCAGCCAAAGGATCCTCTGGGCGCAAAAATTAAATAAATTAAGCCTGAATTTACCCGCCGGAGTCTGGTTTAATGATATATCGCTTGTTAAACAGAACCTAACTATTCAGGGGTCAGTGATTTCGTTAAAAATGGAGGAGCTTAACCTGATTAACAAGCTATTGGATAGCCTCAAAGCCGATAATGGATTTTTTAAGGATTTCGCCGGCCTAGAATTGAGCAGCGTGCAGAAGAGAAGTATTGGAAGCTATGATGTCGCGGATTTTGTCTTAACGGGAACTTTGAAATCCAAATGA
- a CDS encoding tetratricopeptide repeat protein encodes MKIKFFVFILIAVICFLAYFNSLANPFIWDDQALVVQNTLIRSARNLPLSFTNDLYFGVASGSNFYRPLQTISYIFDYHFWQLDPFGYHLTNIILQLGVSFLVFLLVSELLGDLAVSIAAAAMFAASPLHTEAITYISGRAEMLMGFFVILALLFFIRSQKKTIQGSRLFYIFSLSSFVFAILSKEVAIVFPFIVSGYVFYFLRDKLKEKYYLIKNVMPFFIISIIYLILRLSFFKFLTLRPPALAAVPWFVRLSVLSKVILTYFKLLVLPVNLHMNHELLRPTSIAGILIAVFSLGAILFTCLYYLKYQPKNKVASFMLFWSLVFFIPQSGIFPINAFVAEHFIYLSSISFFMLLAYILHKALRREIFILSTGLFCVFYILLTCGRNFEWKNPLVFYKNIIKYSPDSFQAHNNLGLEYEYRGRLDEARLEYKRALEIKPDLIEGRSNLANLYFKLKLYAPAKAEYELLEKSPLGSKAGEVQNNLGNIYEVTGNPEGAIAKYNQALKLDHSLKFTHFNLARIYFAKRDFNSAAAQIAESLGEVAGKADLARNKIIADFLKSAGYLDNGAEFYNNLGIDFAKNNYWAGAVSAFNCALELRPDFADCYYNLGLAYLNMGEKSRAKKVLKQALKINPNHIRAKRLIAVN; translated from the coding sequence ATGAAAATCAAATTTTTTGTTTTTATTCTAATAGCAGTTATATGTTTCCTTGCCTATTTTAATTCTTTAGCTAATCCGTTTATCTGGGATGATCAGGCTCTGGTGGTTCAGAACACGCTGATCCGCAGCGCGCGGAATTTGCCTTTAAGTTTTACCAATGACCTGTATTTTGGAGTAGCCAGCGGCTCTAATTTTTACCGTCCCCTGCAAACCATATCGTATATCTTCGATTATCATTTCTGGCAGTTGGATCCCTTTGGTTATCATCTTACCAACATTATTTTACAGCTTGGTGTTTCTTTTTTAGTTTTTCTTTTAGTATCTGAACTACTTGGTGATTTAGCGGTAAGTATCGCTGCCGCAGCGATGTTTGCCGCCAGTCCTTTGCATACCGAGGCAATAACTTATATTTCAGGAAGAGCAGAGATGCTGATGGGTTTTTTTGTAATCCTGGCATTATTATTTTTTATCAGGAGCCAGAAAAAAACTATCCAGGGCAGCCGGTTATTTTATATCTTTTCACTATCCAGTTTTGTCTTCGCCATCTTATCCAAAGAAGTGGCGATTGTTTTTCCTTTTATAGTGAGCGGTTATGTTTTTTACTTTTTAAGGGATAAATTAAAAGAAAAATATTATCTTATAAAAAATGTTATGCCGTTTTTTATTATCAGCATAATCTATCTAATTTTGAGGTTATCTTTTTTTAAATTTTTAACTCTGCGGCCGCCGGCTTTGGCCGCTGTCCCCTGGTTTGTTCGCTTGAGTGTTTTATCCAAAGTAATCCTTACCTATTTTAAACTGCTTGTTTTACCGGTTAACTTGCACATGAACCATGAGTTGTTGCGGCCGACAAGTATCGCCGGCATCCTGATTGCTGTTTTTTCTCTGGGGGCAATCCTTTTTACCTGCTTGTATTATTTAAAGTACCAACCAAAGAACAAGGTGGCTTCGTTTATGTTGTTCTGGTCACTGGTTTTTTTTATTCCGCAATCCGGAATTTTTCCAATCAATGCTTTTGTCGCCGAACATTTTATCTATTTATCTTCAATTAGCTTTTTCATGCTTTTAGCGTATATTTTGCATAAAGCCCTAAGAAGGGAAATTTTTATTTTAAGTACGGGATTATTTTGCGTGTTCTATATTTTGCTTACCTGCGGCCGTAATTTTGAATGGAAAAACCCGTTGGTTTTTTACAAAAACATCATCAAATATTCTCCTGACAGCTTCCAGGCGCATAATAATTTGGGCCTGGAATATGAATACCGGGGCAGGCTTGATGAGGCAAGACTTGAATATAAGCGGGCATTAGAAATTAAACCGGATTTAATCGAAGGGCGTTCGAATTTAGCCAACCTTTATTTTAAATTGAAACTTTATGCTCCGGCAAAGGCAGAATACGAACTGCTTGAGAAAAGCCCGCTGGGCTCAAAAGCGGGCGAAGTGCAGAATAACCTGGGTAATATTTATGAGGTTACCGGCAACCCGGAGGGGGCAATCGCAAAATATAATCAGGCGTTAAAACTTGACCACAGCCTGAAGTTTACACACTTTAATCTGGCGCGGATTTATTTTGCCAAGAGAGACTTTAATTCCGCGGCAGCCCAGATAGCGGAATCTCTGGGCGAGGTTGCGGGTAAGGCTGATTTGGCCCGGAATAAAATCATCGCGGATTTCCTTAAAAGCGCCGGTTATCTTGATAATGGTGCGGAGTTCTATAATAATTTAGGGATTGATTTTGCCAAAAATAATTATTGGGCGGGAGCAGTCAGTGCCTTTAACTGCGCTTTGGAGCTAAGGCCTGATTTTGCCGATTGTTACTATAATCTGGGATTGGCCTATCTGAATATGGGTGAAAAATCCCGGGCCAAAAAGGTTTTAAAGCAGGCCTTAAAAATCAATCCTAATCATATCCGGGCCAAGAGGTTAATCGCAGTGAATTAA
- a CDS encoding Rne/Rng family ribonuclease translates to MSKEILINVETQEKRVAIVDNGVLLEFHIERPQDRTIVGNIYKGRIEAVMPSIGAAFVDIGLPKNGFLYLSEIESAYESLEAPQQTPIKEVKKGQEVLVQVVKESFGTKGPRLSTQIGLAGRYLVIMPLDKQGGISRRIEDETERKRLREIFKGLKLPDPVGFIVRTAASGRSQQELIRDAQFLYKLWKRLEKNAQGKKAPALVYEEYDLTLRAIRDSFTEDVSKLIVDSKPEFYRIQHFMRTFLSYLCKKVELYKGDDLFGAKDVEKQINHIFESHVYLKSKAYLIIEPTEGLVVIDVNSGGFKKKVNQEDMAFKVNAEAAVEIARQLVLRDLGGIIVIDFIDMEREGHRRELLNILKNALSGDRAKYDILGISKFGIVEMTRERIHKTVQMLSFHPCPYCKGKGKLRSPQTLGIFALKELKRYLKGKTLKQVSVTLAPPVIDEILKDKEALRAVEHKYRTKINLISNPTAHLEDIKIA, encoded by the coding sequence ATGTCCAAGGAAATTTTAATTAATGTTGAAACGCAGGAAAAACGCGTTGCCATAGTTGACAACGGGGTTCTTTTGGAATTTCATATCGAGCGCCCGCAGGACCGCACCATCGTCGGTAATATTTATAAAGGAAGGATTGAGGCAGTGATGCCGTCTATCGGGGCGGCCTTTGTGGATATCGGCTTGCCTAAAAACGGTTTCTTGTATTTATCCGAGATCGAATCTGCTTATGAGTCATTGGAGGCCCCGCAGCAGACCCCGATTAAAGAAGTAAAAAAAGGGCAGGAAGTTTTAGTCCAGGTAGTTAAGGAGTCTTTCGGGACCAAGGGGCCGCGCCTTTCCACGCAGATTGGTTTAGCCGGCAGGTACCTGGTAATTATGCCGCTGGATAAACAGGGCGGAATTTCCCGCCGCATTGAGGATGAAACCGAGAGAAAACGCCTGCGCGAGATTTTTAAGGGCTTGAAACTTCCTGACCCGGTAGGCTTTATTGTGCGTACCGCGGCCAGCGGAAGAAGCCAGCAGGAATTAATCCGCGACGCCCAGTTCCTTTATAAATTATGGAAACGCCTGGAAAAAAATGCTCAAGGCAAGAAGGCTCCGGCTTTGGTTTATGAGGAATATGATTTAACCCTGCGGGCAATCCGCGATTCCTTTACCGAAGATGTTAGCAAGCTTATCGTTGATTCCAAGCCTGAATTTTACCGCATCCAGCATTTTATGCGCACTTTTTTAAGTTATTTGTGTAAAAAGGTTGAACTTTACAAAGGAGACGACCTTTTTGGCGCAAAAGACGTGGAAAAACAAATCAATCATATTTTTGAAAGCCATGTTTATTTAAAATCCAAGGCTTACCTGATTATCGAGCCGACTGAAGGGTTGGTGGTAATCGATGTAAACAGCGGCGGTTTTAAGAAAAAGGTCAATCAGGAGGATATGGCTTTTAAGGTTAACGCTGAAGCAGCGGTTGAGATTGCCCGCCAGCTGGTGCTGCGGGATTTAGGCGGTATTATCGTCATCGATTTTATCGATATGGAGCGGGAAGGCCACCGCCGGGAATTACTGAATATTTTGAAAAATGCTTTATCCGGCGACCGGGCAAAATACGATATTTTGGGGATCTCTAAATTTGGGATAGTGGAGATGACCCGCGAACGGATACATAAGACCGTGCAGATGCTTTCTTTTCACCCTTGCCCGTATTGTAAGGGTAAAGGCAAACTGCGTTCACCGCAAACCTTGGGAATTTTCGCTTTAAAAGAACTCAAGCGTTATCTTAAGGGCAAAACCTTAAAACAGGTCTCGGTTACCTTGGCTCCGCCGGTGATTGATGAAATCTTAAAAGATAAGGAGGCCCTGCGCGCAGTTGAGCATAAATACCGGACTAAGATCAACCTCATTTCCAACCCTACCGCGCACCTGGAAGACATCAAAATAGCTTGA
- the proB gene encoding glutamate 5-kinase, whose product MRSPKKYNRIVVKIGASIFAADKHKIDAALINNIVVQISGLVKAGKEVVVVSSGAIAIGMSILKTTNRPKELAYLQATAAIGQHELMHIYKLAFNEHGINCAQLLLTWDDFSDRRFLNAKHTLNTLLRLKCVPIINENDTVATEEIKFGDNDKLSALVSILVDADLLIILSDVDGLLDKNKKVIRSVEKITAQIKSLACPTNKKTCVGGMITKIQAASIAVDSGIPCVIANGKKKGIISQVAKDPFSCGTVFTTKKK is encoded by the coding sequence ATGCGGTCGCCAAAAAAATATAACAGAATCGTGGTAAAGATCGGGGCAAGTATTTTTGCCGCAGATAAGCATAAGATCGATGCCGCTTTAATTAATAATATCGTTGTTCAAATATCCGGCTTGGTAAAGGCAGGTAAAGAGGTGGTGGTTGTTTCTTCGGGGGCAATCGCTATCGGTATGTCAATTTTAAAGACTACCAACCGTCCCAAGGAACTTGCGTATTTGCAGGCAACCGCGGCTATCGGCCAGCATGAATTAATGCACATTTATAAACTGGCCTTTAATGAACACGGCATAAATTGCGCGCAATTACTTTTGACTTGGGATGATTTTTCGGACCGCAGGTTTCTCAATGCAAAGCATACATTGAATACTTTGCTTCGACTAAAGTGCGTGCCGATCATAAATGAGAATGACACAGTGGCAACCGAGGAAATTAAATTCGGCGACAATGATAAGCTTTCCGCCTTAGTTTCAATATTGGTGGATGCTGATTTATTGATTATACTTTCTGATGTCGACGGGCTATTGGATAAAAATAAGAAAGTTATCCGTTCGGTGGAAAAAATAACCGCACAGATAAAATCCCTGGCTTGCCCGACCAATAAGAAAACCTGTGTCGGCGGAATGATTACAAAAATCCAAGCAGCCTCCATTGCCGTTGATTCCGGAATCCCTTGCGTAATTGCTAATGGAAAGAAGAAGGGTATTATCAGCCAGGTGGCTAAGGATCCTTTTAGCTGCGGCACGGTATTTACAACTAAGAAAAAATGA
- the rplU gene encoding 50S ribosomal protein L21 — protein sequence MYAIIEVGSKQYNVKKDDIIEVNKEVAAKGDNLIIDKVLLVSKDKKVEIGQPYVKGAKVEATVLRQTLGEKTTAYKYRRRKNSHWEKGHRPQLTELKIKSIELGL from the coding sequence ATGTATGCAATAATTGAAGTTGGCTCAAAACAGTATAATGTAAAAAAAGATGATATTATCGAGGTAAACAAAGAAGTAGCGGCCAAAGGTGACAATCTTATCATTGATAAGGTTTTATTGGTCTCCAAGGACAAAAAAGTCGAAATTGGCCAGCCTTATGTTAAAGGGGCCAAAGTGGAAGCAACGGTCTTAAGGCAGACGCTGGGTGAAAAAACCACAGCTTATAAATACCGCCGGAGAAAAAATTCCCACTGGGAAAAAGGGCATCGGCCGCAGCTTACCGAGCTTAAGATTAAATCTATTGAGTTAGGCCTATAA
- a CDS encoding secretin and TonB N-terminal domain-containing protein, whose product MKKIFLIFVFTFYCFAFAAQDAKDTQNGPELAKALPIPAPAVETAVAPPSTGNVTFDFRDADINNVLKIISYKSGVNIVTTPDVIGNISVRLTDVPWEMALDVILKTYGFGYQRQGNVILVTKVENVAKIAADEPLQTEIITLKFLDAQDAEKIIIPLLSPRGRISVLYTRGQKGWKFGTFQIGKEKSSSAPEKESAGGTKSETVSYEKSATGETVMKKAEFDPSVKSKILVITDTASTLDKIRNIILPKIDIKPKQVLIETRIIEVNRDKLRDLGLDWGLGGNNTARSNTITMQEVANGRDIGGHGGTVTTTASPLKPSVFSPATTTILGYEPYNAGAEFVFQKLTGTKFEAVVHALEDDANTNTLSAPSILTIDNQEASMLVGYHTPILGSTVTAGTTTEGPTVTQTLDYYQEIGIRLNVVPQVSEEGYINMIIHPSITSSTSSISATSTAGTSSTVTSYPVIDVREAQTQVLLRDGETVVIGGLLKDVKAKEYIGIPFLKELPWIGKFFGRETTHTTKVDLLIFIKARIIKEGEFTPEELAKLEKRLGQTQVVEIKKDAVSRKKKK is encoded by the coding sequence GTGAAAAAAATATTTTTAATATTTGTTTTTACTTTTTATTGTTTTGCTTTTGCCGCGCAGGATGCTAAAGATACGCAAAACGGGCCCGAATTAGCCAAAGCGCTGCCAATACCGGCGCCGGCAGTGGAAACAGCGGTTGCCCCGCCTTCTACGGGAAACGTAACTTTTGATTTCAGGGATGCGGATATCAACAATGTCCTTAAAATTATTTCTTATAAATCCGGGGTAAATATTGTAACCACTCCGGATGTTATCGGAAATATTTCGGTGCGCCTGACTGATGTGCCCTGGGAGATGGCCCTGGATGTAATCTTAAAGACTTATGGTTTTGGCTACCAGCGGCAAGGCAATGTTATTTTGGTTACTAAGGTAGAGAATGTGGCTAAGATTGCCGCGGACGAACCTTTGCAGACAGAGATCATCACGCTTAAATTTTTGGATGCCCAGGATGCAGAAAAAATTATTATTCCTTTGCTTTCACCGCGCGGAAGAATATCGGTTTTATATACCCGCGGCCAAAAGGGTTGGAAGTTTGGGACATTCCAAATTGGTAAAGAAAAGTCCAGTTCAGCTCCTGAAAAGGAGTCAGCCGGAGGGACCAAATCCGAAACGGTTTCTTATGAGAAGAGCGCTACCGGGGAAACTGTAATGAAGAAGGCGGAATTCGATCCTTCCGTAAAATCCAAAATTCTGGTGATTACCGATACTGCTAGCACTCTTGATAAAATACGCAATATTATTTTACCTAAGATCGATATTAAGCCTAAGCAGGTGCTTATTGAGACCAGAATTATCGAAGTTAACCGGGATAAGCTAAGAGACCTTGGCCTTGATTGGGGTTTGGGCGGCAATAATACCGCCAGGTCAAATACGATTACAATGCAGGAAGTTGCCAATGGCAGGGATATAGGGGGCCATGGAGGCACCGTCACTACAACTGCCAGTCCGTTAAAGCCTTCTGTGTTTAGCCCGGCAACAACCACAATCTTAGGGTATGAGCCTTATAACGCAGGAGCGGAATTTGTATTCCAGAAACTGACCGGTACAAAATTTGAGGCAGTTGTGCATGCTTTAGAGGATGATGCCAATACCAATACCTTATCCGCGCCAAGTATCCTTACCATTGATAACCAAGAGGCCTCAATGTTGGTGGGGTATCACACTCCCATACTTGGATCTACGGTTACAGCAGGTACGACCACGGAGGGGCCGACAGTTACCCAGACATTGGATTATTATCAGGAGATTGGTATCCGTTTGAATGTCGTGCCTCAGGTCAGTGAAGAGGGTTATATTAATATGATTATCCACCCCAGTATTACCTCCTCCACGTCTTCGATTTCAGCTACTTCTACCGCCGGGACTTCAAGTACGGTAACAAGTTATCCGGTTATTGATGTGCGCGAAGCGCAGACTCAAGTTCTGCTTAGGGATGGAGAGACTGTTGTGATCGGCGGTTTGCTTAAAGATGTCAAAGCAAAAGAGTACATTGGGATTCCTTTCTTAAAAGAACTTCCCTGGATCGGTAAATTTTTTGGCCGGGAAACAACCCATACGACTAAAGTTGATCTTTTGATTTTTATCAAGGCCAGGATAATTAAAGAGGGGGAATTTACTCCCGAAGAGCTGGCTAAGCTTGAGAAGAGGTTGGGCCAGACACAGGTTGTTGAAATCAAAAAAGACGCCGTAAGCCGGAAGAAAAAGAAATAA
- the obgE gene encoding GTPase ObgE: protein MFIDSAKINIRAGNGGRGCQSLYRDKYQRRGIPDGGDGGKGADIIFQADPNLLTLLDFQYHRHFFGAHGGHGSSNHKKGKGAADIIVGVPLGTIIKDAATGSILRDLNVAGDQVIVARGGKGGIGNWHRKEATPGEPGEEKTIILDLKLLADVAVVGFPNSGKSTLISAISNAHPKIAAYPFTTTAPILGVVNSSHKRFVVADIPGLIEGAWEGRGLGDKFLKHAERTKVLIHLIDMAGFEGRDPVDDYKKINLELKNYSKEVYKKPQVICANKMDLSGAEENLKRFKKLVKKPIYPISALEKKNLEELVDAVAKKI, encoded by the coding sequence GTGTTCATTGACAGCGCTAAAATCAATATTCGCGCCGGCAATGGCGGCAGAGGCTGCCAAAGCCTTTATCGCGATAAATACCAGCGCCGGGGAATTCCTGACGGCGGAGACGGGGGCAAGGGGGCCGATATCATTTTTCAGGCAGATCCCAACCTGCTTACTCTTTTGGATTTTCAGTACCATCGGCATTTTTTTGGCGCCCATGGGGGGCACGGCTCAAGCAATCACAAAAAAGGTAAAGGGGCCGCGGATATAATTGTGGGCGTTCCTTTGGGTACAATTATAAAAGATGCGGCGACCGGCTCTATTTTACGCGACTTAAATGTTGCAGGTGACCAGGTAATTGTCGCCCGCGGAGGCAAGGGTGGCATCGGCAATTGGCACCGTAAAGAAGCAACACCGGGTGAGCCGGGAGAAGAAAAAACAATTATTTTAGATTTAAAACTCCTGGCGGATGTGGCAGTGGTTGGATTTCCTAATTCCGGAAAGTCCACTTTGATTTCCGCGATTTCCAACGCTCACCCGAAGATTGCTGCCTATCCTTTTACGACAACGGCCCCGATTTTAGGGGTAGTCAACAGCAGTCATAAAAGATTTGTCGTTGCCGATATCCCCGGTTTAATCGAGGGTGCCTGGGAAGGCCGCGGATTAGGGGATAAATTCTTAAAACACGCGGAGCGGACAAAAGTTTTAATCCATTTGATTGATATGGCAGGCTTTGAAGGCAGGGATCCGGTCGATGATTACAAAAAGATAAATTTGGAATTAAAGAATTACAGCAAAGAGGTCTATAAGAAGCCCCAGGTTATCTGCGCCAATAAAATGGACCTTAGCGGCGCAGAGGAGAACCTGAAACGGTTTAAGAAGCTGGTCAAAAAACCAATTTATCCGATTTCGGCTTTAGAGAAAAAAAATTTAGAGGAGTTAGTTGATGCGGTCGCCAAAAAAATATAA